The DNA sequence GTGGCGGCGCCCTCGGCGAGAACATCCAGGTCGCCATCCCGGTACACCGACATCGGCACCATCGCCCGAATCATCGAGGTAGTGGTGACCGGCTCTCCCCTGCTCATCAACCAATTGCGCAGCGCCCCAGCGATTACCGCCAATACCACATCGTTGACATCGCAATCGTATTTGGCACGCACCCGCCGATAGTCGGCCAGCTTGGTGGTCACCACGCTGAATCGCCTACTGCGCGAAACGCGTTGGTTAAGTGGCCCGCGCGGGGCGGCGCCGCGGGCCGCGGTTCGCACCACCTTGGCCATGCGCTCCCCCAACTCGCCGATCTCGCCCGTCAGCGACGCGGCATCGGCGACCGCGCTGCGCACAGCCTCCAGCCGGGCGCCGGGGCGCGCCAACCATTCCGCGACCGCACCGGCAACCAGCTCACTGTTGCTCGGTTCATGCTCAGGAACCCAGATATCCTCACCAAAGTCCGGGGTGCGGGCTGTCCGGTCGAACATGACCTGTCCCAGTTCGAGCGCGGATTGGCCGTCCACCAGAGCCTGATGCGTCTTGGTATAAATGGCCAGCCGGTTCTTGGATAACCCCTCAACCAGGTACATCTCCCACAGCGGCCGCGACCGATCCAGCGGGCGAGATGTCAAGCGTGCCACCAGATCCTGCAGCTGACCGTCACTGCCCGGGGACGGCAACGCCGAGCGGCGAATGTGGTAGGTGATGTCGAAATCTACGTCGTCCAGCCAGACCGGCCGGGCCAGCCCGAACCCGATCTCCTTGACCCTCTGCCGATAGCGCGGAGCCTGCGGGAGCCTGCGCTCCACCAACGCAAGAAGCTCCTCGTATGTGAAGCCGCCCCGGGGCTTGCGGATGATCGCCAACGAGCCGACGTGCATCGGGGTTGAGCTGTCCTCGCTGGAGAAGAACGATGCGTCAAGCGCGGACAACCTGCTGACCACGATCCGCGCCGCCTTCCCCTAAGAACCTCGCCACTTGTACCCAGCGGCGCCGCCGTGCCGAACGTCCCGCCAACCGTACCCTGGCGCCCTGGACCCCGGCTGTGCGATCATGATCGCCAACGTTCTGCGCCTCTCCAGCAGAGCGAATGAGGGGGCTCATTCACTGGAGGGGAAATGTCTCATCGCTATGTCACCCGGGTTGCCGACTACGAACCGGAGCCGGTGCTGGCCAGCTTGCCACCGGCCTGTCAGTCACCACGTCCGGCGAGGTTGCGCCAATCGCGGGCCCGGCCAGCAGGTATCAAGCGCCAGGCACATCTGCGCGAACAGTCCCCGCCGCCTGAGGCGGTTGCGTTCGCGGATGCCGCGATGCGCCGGGTCCTGGAAGTGATGGACCGGCGCCGACCGATAGTCCAGCTGCGCCCGCTGCTGGCCGACGGGCCACTGAGTGCGGTCATGGCACGTTCCTCGCGCACCCCCACCACCACTGCAGCCCGGCTCTGCAAGATTCGGGTGCGCCGTTGCGCGGACGACACCGCCGAAATCTTCGGAACCTTCGAGCGCGGCGGACGCGTCAGGGCATTCGCCGGACGTATCCGATCCGTGCGGGGAAACTGGCTCGTGGTCGCGTTGCAGCTCGGCTGACGCAGACCGCCGCTAGCGCTTGCGGCGTGACCGCGGCGGCTTGGAGGTGCGGCCCGCATTGCGTGCCGCTTCCCGACGCTCACGACGCGTGCCACCGCCCGAGGCCGAGTCAGCGCCGCCGGCTTCATGCCGGGATTGCGCTGAACCGTCTTCCGCCGGCCCCGAGTACGTCAGCTCCGGCGTGGACTCCTCGAGCCCCTTCGCCCGCAGCTCACCCTGCGCGGCTTGCGCGGCGGCGGAAGCAAACTCGGCCAACCCTTCGGGCGCGGCCTGGGGGGCAACGGTTCCGGCCGCGTCTTCCGCGGGCGACGTTACCTCGACGTTGATATTGAACAGGAAGCCGACCGACTCCTCCTTGAGGCCGTCGAGCATGGCGGTGAACATGTCGTAGCCCTCGCGCTGGTACTCCACCAGCGGATCGCGCTGCGCCATCGCCCGCAGGCCGATGCCCTCCTTGAGGTAGTCCATCTCGTAGAGGTGCTCGCGCCACTTGCGGTCGATCACGCTGAGCAGGATGTTGCGCTCCAGCTGGCGCATCGAGCCCTCGCCTGCCAGCCCGTCGATCTCGGCTTCCCTTGCCGTGTAAGCCTTCTTGGCGTCGTCGAGCAGGGCCAACTTGAGGTCGGCGGGGCTCAGCTCATCGGCCTCACCATAGGTGTCGGATGCGATGAGTTCCTCGGGATTCAGGCTCACGGGGTACAGCGTCTTGAGCGCGGTCCACAACGCTTCGAAGTCCCAGTCCTCGTGGTAGCCGTCGGCAGTGGCACCGTCGACGTAGGCGGCGATGGTGTCGGTGATCATCTCTTCGATCTGCGGCTGCAGATCCTCGCCGTCGAGGATGCGACGACGCTCGGCGTAGATGACCTTGCGCTGCAGGTTCATCACCTCGTCGTACTTGAGGACGTTCTTGCGGACCTCGAAGTTCTGCTGCTCCACCTGGGTCTGCGCGCTCTTGATGGCGCTGGTGACCATCTTGGCCTCGATCGGCACGTCGTCGGGGACGTTCATGCGCGTCAAAATCGTTTCCAGCGCAGCGCCATTGAAGCGTCGCATCAACTCGTCGCCCAGCGACAGGTAGAAGCGAGACTCACCCGGGTCGCCCTGACGTCCGGAACGACCGCGCAGCTGGTTGTCGATACGACGCGACTCGTGCCGTTCGGTGCCCAGCACGTACAGGCCTCCGGCCTCCTGGACCTCCTTGGCCTCGGTCTCGGCGGCATCCTTGAACTTCTGCAGCGTCGCGTCCCAGGCGTCTTGGTACTCGTCCGGGGTCTCCACCGGGTCCAGGCCCTGTTCGCGAAGATGCGTGTCCGCCAAGAAGTCCGGGTTACCGCCCAGCACGATGTCGGTACCGCGGCCGGCCATGTTGGTGGCCACCGTGATGGCCCCCCGGCGCCCGGCCTCGGCGATGATGCGGGCTTCCTGCTCGTGATACTTGGCGTTGAGCACATTGTGCGGAACGCGGCGCTTGGTGAACTGCCGCGAAAGGTACTCGGAGCGCTCAACACTCGTGGTACCGATCAGGACGGGCTGGCCGGCCTCGTACCGCTCCACCACATCGTCGACGACCGCGATGTACTTGGCTTCCTCGGTCTTGTAGATGAGATCGGATTGGTCCTTGCGCACCATCGGCCGGTTGGTGGGGATCGACACGACACCGAGCTTGTAGATCTCGTGCAGCTCGGCCGCCTCGGTCTGGGCGGTACCGGTCATACCGGCGAGCTTGTCGTAGAGACGGAAGTAGTTCTGCAGGGTGATGGTGGCCAGCGTCTGGTTCTCGGCCTTGATCTCCACGCGCTCCTTGGCCTCGATGGCCTGGTGCATACCCTCGTTGTAGCGCCGGCCCAGCAGCACGCGACCGGTGAACTCATCGACGATCAGCACCTCGCCGTCGCGGACGATGTAGTCCTTATCCCGGTTGAACAGCTCCTTGGCCTTGATGGCGTTGTTGAGGTAGCTCACCAGCGGCGAGTTGGCCGCCTCATACAGGTTGTCGATACCGAGTTGGTCCTCGACGAACTCCACCCCGACCTCGTGGATACCGATGGTGCGCTTGCGGATGTCCACCTCGTAATGGGTGTCCTTCTCCATCAGCGGGACAATCCGTGCGAACTCGGGGTACCAGTTCGATGCCCCGTCCGCCGGGCCGGAGATGATGAGCGGGGTACGGGCCTCGTCGATGAGGATCGAGTCGACCTCGTCGACGATGGCGTAGGCATGTCCGCGCTGCACCAGCTCGTCGAGCGAGTGGGTCATGTTGTCGCGCAGGTAGTCGAAGCCGAACTCGTTGTTGGTGCCGTAGGTGATGTCGGCGTTGTAGGCCGCGCGCCGCTCCTGCGGGTTCATCTGCGACAAGATCACGTCGACTTCCAGGCCGAGGAAGCGGTGCACGCGGCCCATCCACTCCGAGTCACGCTTGGCCAGGTAGTCGTTGACGGTCACGACATGCGTGCCCTTCCCGGCCAGCGCATTGAGGTATGCCGGCAGCACACAGGTAAGGGTCTTGCCCTCACCGGTCTTCATCTCGGCGACATTCCCGGCATGCAGCGCGGCGCCACCCATCACCTGGACATCGAAGTGGCGCTGGCTCAGCACCCGCCAGGAGGCCTCGCGCGCGACGGCGAAGGCCTCGGGCATCAGGTCATCGAGGGTCTCGCCCTTCTCCAGGCGTGCCTTGAACTCGCCGGTCTTGCCCCGCAGCTCGGCATCGGAGAGCTTCTCGACGTCATCGGACAGGGTATTGACGTAATCGGCCACGCCCTTGAGACGCTTGACCATGCGACCTTCACCAAGGCGCAGCAACTTCGACAGCACGTCAATATCCCCTGTACTCGTTAGGACTTGTCAGACTTCAGCGAGTCCCATCGTAGGCGTCGCCCGCACCAGCTTCCCCGAGCAGTCACTCTTGGGCGGCGGTCGTGCCATCCGCCAGCGCCGCCAGGCGCCGCTCGCGGGCGATGAGGAACAACGGAAACGCGACGCTGATGGCGACAAGGAAGCAGAGCGCGACGTACACCCAGATGTGCGGGATACCCAACCGTCGGGTCTCGACAACCATGAGGACGAGGGCGGCGATCGTGAGCAGCATCAGGTCATTCGTGAGTGAGCCGGCGACGTGATTTGCATACGCACTGGTCACGACATCAACCAGCTTCCCGCCGGACGAGATGTACGCGATGTTGTGCCACCAGGTGGCAACCAAGGCGATCAGTGCGATCGCGCCGTATAAAGCACAGAGGTTTCGCCGGGCGGTACTCACGGAGGAAGTATGCGACGTGAAAGGGCCCCCGCACCAGACCTGAGTGCGGGGGCCCTTTGCGCGGCTGACCGCGCGCCCTACTACTCCCCGAGGCGTATCAGGCCGTAGTCGTACGCGTGTCTCCGATACACCACGGACGGGCAACCGGAGGATTCGTCATGGAACAGGAAAAAGTCGTGACCAACCAGTTCCATCTCGTAGAGCGCGTCGTCAACCGTCATCGGTTTGGCGGGGTGTTCCTTGGTCCGCACGATCTGACCCGGGCCGTGTCCGTCATC is a window from the Mycobacteroides salmoniphilum genome containing:
- a CDS encoding Rv3235 family protein is translated as MSHRYVTRVADYEPEPVLASLPPACQSPRPARLRQSRARPAGIKRQAHLREQSPPPEAVAFADAAMRRVLEVMDRRRPIVQLRPLLADGPLSAVMARSSRTPTTTAARLCKIRVRRCADDTAEIFGTFERGGRVRAFAGRIRSVRGNWLVVALQLG
- the secA gene encoding preprotein translocase subunit SecA encodes the protein MLSKLLRLGEGRMVKRLKGVADYVNTLSDDVEKLSDAELRGKTGEFKARLEKGETLDDLMPEAFAVAREASWRVLSQRHFDVQVMGGAALHAGNVAEMKTGEGKTLTCVLPAYLNALAGKGTHVVTVNDYLAKRDSEWMGRVHRFLGLEVDVILSQMNPQERRAAYNADITYGTNNEFGFDYLRDNMTHSLDELVQRGHAYAIVDEVDSILIDEARTPLIISGPADGASNWYPEFARIVPLMEKDTHYEVDIRKRTIGIHEVGVEFVEDQLGIDNLYEAANSPLVSYLNNAIKAKELFNRDKDYIVRDGEVLIVDEFTGRVLLGRRYNEGMHQAIEAKERVEIKAENQTLATITLQNYFRLYDKLAGMTGTAQTEAAELHEIYKLGVVSIPTNRPMVRKDQSDLIYKTEEAKYIAVVDDVVERYEAGQPVLIGTTSVERSEYLSRQFTKRRVPHNVLNAKYHEQEARIIAEAGRRGAITVATNMAGRGTDIVLGGNPDFLADTHLREQGLDPVETPDEYQDAWDATLQKFKDAAETEAKEVQEAGGLYVLGTERHESRRIDNQLRGRSGRQGDPGESRFYLSLGDELMRRFNGAALETILTRMNVPDDVPIEAKMVTSAIKSAQTQVEQQNFEVRKNVLKYDEVMNLQRKVIYAERRRILDGEDLQPQIEEMITDTIAAYVDGATADGYHEDWDFEALWTALKTLYPVSLNPEELIASDTYGEADELSPADLKLALLDDAKKAYTAREAEIDGLAGEGSMRQLERNILLSVIDRKWREHLYEMDYLKEGIGLRAMAQRDPLVEYQREGYDMFTAMLDGLKEESVGFLFNINVEVTSPAEDAAGTVAPQAAPEGLAEFASAAAQAAQGELRAKGLEESTPELTYSGPAEDGSAQSRHEAGGADSASGGGTRRERREAARNAGRTSKPPRSRRKR
- a CDS encoding WS/DGAT/MGAT family O-acyltransferase, with protein sequence MVSRLSALDASFFSSEDSSTPMHVGSLAIIRKPRGGFTYEELLALVERRLPQAPRYRQRVKEIGFGLARPVWLDDVDFDITYHIRRSALPSPGSDGQLQDLVARLTSRPLDRSRPLWEMYLVEGLSKNRLAIYTKTHQALVDGQSALELGQVMFDRTARTPDFGEDIWVPEHEPSNSELVAGAVAEWLARPGARLEAVRSAVADAASLTGEIGELGERMAKVVRTAARGAAPRGPLNQRVSRSRRFSVVTTKLADYRRVRAKYDCDVNDVVLAVIAGALRNWLMSRGEPVTTTSMIRAMVPMSVYRDGDLDVLAEGAATTEVSPFLVDLPVGEGNTVVRLSQIAHATESHSAAFSLVDVPNMAALSGFVPPTLHALAARVASTLPNRLFNLLVTNVPGPQAPMYIGGARLAEIYPVPPLLRNQVLSIGLTSYNGVVYYGINADRDAMPDADMLPVLITEALDELLEAAQ
- a CDS encoding DUF2834 domain-containing protein, giving the protein MSTARRNLCALYGAIALIALVATWWHNIAYISSGGKLVDVVTSAYANHVAGSLTNDLMLLTIAALVLMVVETRRLGIPHIWVYVALCFLVAISVAFPLFLIARERRLAALADGTTAAQE